In Amia ocellicauda isolate fAmiCal2 chromosome 3, fAmiCal2.hap1, whole genome shotgun sequence, the DNA window TTTTCCATTTTATATAAAGCAGTAGAAGAAAAAGAttttgtgcatttaagtaataaCTTTGGTCTTTATGCATTTataatgtgtgtgcatgtgtatgtgtgaacACAATTTCACTAGTATTTAAACAAAGGTTCTATGCAAAGAACCtacatttataatacattatatatgataCATTATTAATACTGTGTATTAAGTATATTATGATTAATATAGagagcttttttcttttcatttatacgtacattttagtttttatttatagtTGATTATCAGtctaattaaatatacatttctagCACACCACTGTTTATTCTTAAAGTTGCACATGTTTTTGGAAGGAAATGCATTGATCACTGCCTGAAGGATATTTTCCATGGGTTTGACCTCCAATGCTCTTTGACTTTGACTCGGTGGATGACAAGTTGTCTTTCAGAAGGATTGCTCAGGTTTGAAAGCATCCCACTGAAAGTAAAACCCCGGCAGGCACACTCAGGaaatgctgtatttatttgCCCTGACAAAACTTCAGAAACGTATAATTTGAGAACCTATACCTGCATTTAAGGATATGTCTGAAGTCAGCCTTCCTGGGCTGCCTGCAGGGATGTTTCATCTAAGACTGCTATACCAGTTTCATTCAGATGAAACTGTTATTGGCAGGAGTATTAGTAATAAGGCTCTATAGGACCACAAGCAGCGGCTCTCCTTGGCTACGTTTGCACTATAGGACAGATCCTTAATCACACACGCCACACTTCTGATTCACTGTGCTTTTTTTAGAGCTGACACTATTTTAAGGACCTGTAATATAGTGTCCCTCTATGACCTTGCCTGGGTaacatctaaaaataaatgacCGAATAAACAGAAAACCACTAAATCCATGAACGCGTGCTAATCCCAGTATATTTACTCTCTTCATTGACACCAATCGCTAATGCCTGTCCGTGATGAAAGCCCTGTTTGCCTTTACTCTTGGGACACAATTGTAAATATTATTGAACGTCTCATGGCGGTTGAGAACGGTGCTTTTTTGATCTGCCATCAAAGATGTGAGTTTATTCACAGTTTTAATGATGCTTATGCACAAATGTATAGTTttatatgaaatacattttaaacctaTATTTTTGATCATTTATGTACTCGACTTTGTGTAGAGGGGGATCTAATGATGATGCTCTCTGTTATTTGTCACCGTGTTTTAAATTCTCTTCTCATGTTCCGTCTCCTGCTGAGCTGCTGAGCTCCTGTGTGTCATTAGTTCTGTCTGAAAGCTAACGAATCCTCGCTTGCTTTGTTTTCCAGATCATATGGTCATAGAAGATCATCTTGAAGATGACGAGGAGCCACCTCTGCTGttcccctctccttctccttaCAGTGAGTACTCTGCATGCATTGTGGGGGGGTATGGTGCAGAATGGATTGGTATGGTATGCAATGAATTGGAACTGAAGGCGACCTATGTAGTTGGAGTTGATTAATGTGTTAAGAAATGTTCACTTGGGGCAGGGGATAGCAGTCTGCTGCATATCTGTGAATCACAAGGTGAAGCAAGTTTTGAAGGTTTTCTCAATCTCcctcttgtgtttttttcataaGACATGGAAACAAcccaaaaaacagacaaaccagCATAAAAACAATCAGTAGGGTGTCTGTTTAGGGTTTTATATCTCCATGCTTCACCTCCATGAATATCTTCTAAAGTTTATAGCGCAAAACAATTCAACAATCCAAACCACAAACATTTCAAggctattttttaatgtttagtcATACTTTTCATctattctttcattttctttttgtttatcaCTCTCAATTGGCACGTATCTGTGGAGCATGGCTTGTTTGCCGGCCAGCAGCTCAGTGGTTTTCTCTGCTGCCCACGGTGGGGAGAACGTGACAACGCATTCCTGCATAAGGCCTCCAGTGACACAATCTGATGACTCTTAACTTTTTATTGCCATGAAATCAATTCCCCTTTTAAGCTCTGATTTAATTAAATCAGTTGTGTTTTTGTCAAGGGAGATCTCTTCATAAAATTTTCAGTaatctgttttttaaatgtgcctGCAATGGAcaaaactgacacacactgttGTATAATACTTCTAGCTTTTGATAATCTTTCAATtagatatatttacacacaaacattatTGAATCTGATGAGAAATCACTTTAGAGGGGAAAAATAGGTTTGGCTCCCAAGATATGAGTCTTCTAACTTTCAACTCTTCATGGGCCATCATGGAAGACTTTGACTTTTCACAAGCGCTCTGTTCTCAGGCTGGGAGACAAGTAACCCTAACTTGACCCTTTGTGCTGCTCCAGACACCCAGGAAATGTGGAGCCTCAGACTCCAATTGGTGGTCAATACTTAGTGCATGAAGCGACCTGATTTTAGACCGTTCCCTTGTGAAAACATAACCCTTCAGTGGGACAGACCTtgacagaaaataagaaaattgtatttttggttgttagaaataaaattatataaccACCCTGCCCCTGTCCATCTCTGAGAGTCCCAGAGGAGCCTGCAGGTGCGGGTCAGACCTGAGGGCAGCTCTGGGAACCGCAGGGAGGCTGCTGACAGTGCTGTCTCAGTCTCTTCTCCCGGCCCTGGACGTCCAGGTTAATAAATCAACCCTGCACTCTCCTGCCCTTGAAGCAGGAGAAACAAAGTGTCGCAGAGAGGTTTCTTCAGCTCTCTGTACCCAAAAAACAGAATTCACGACTCTCAAGGTCATGCTATTCTGAGTGTGAAAAGCTTTGCATTGTATTAATAAATGACAATTTAATAGCAAACTGTCAAATCCCTGACAAAAGACCAATTGAAGCCAATCTAATTTAATTATAATCATTTGCTGGATGATTAACATAAATCATTAGCAGTTTAATTaggaatgtaaacatttttatCTTAAAATGTGGTGCACTGACAAACTTAATGAGTTATCATATTTTGAAAGTTGGGAACTAATGCAAGTTTACAATGTGTTATTTTGGAGGTGCAAGTGGTAAATGTACAAAAGTACAGAACATGCACCAAAAGAGTTTTTGGCCcttgtgaaaataaatgcataaataacgTCAAAGCACTCAACAGGACTCAACCTGTCTCATTTCCTCTGTATTTCGACTGAGGCTCTAGTGTAGGGGATGGAGAATTACCAGCGTTAATCCCTGCTTCCTCTGCAGATGCTGAGTTGGCGGGGAGCGCTGACACTGCAGTGTGGGAAAGGAGAGCTCCTGAACAGCCAAGGGTTGTGTGTTCCCTGTCCGGCCTGCCCCCAGGGAGAGGAGCCCGGCGAGGTGAGATCACGGCTCTTTTCCTTCAGACCAGAAGTACTCCGCAGTCCCTGCAATGAACTAATAATTGTGTCTGAAGATGTCAGGGTTGCGCAGTTCTGCTTGGGACTTCAACTTTAAACCCAATAGAAGTAAATAAACGAATAAGCACTGACCACACAGAGGGATACGGCTCTAGATGTTTATATATATCAGGATTAAATCAGATGTTTAGTTTATTGGCGACAAAATTTGAAATCGCTCCATTCTGAGATTCTGTTACGGTTAACCGTTTCTTTTTATGGGATAGGACGTTGATTTagcttatttgtttttaaaaatcaaatcaaattgtgGAATGCTATTTTCATAGGCTTGCGGATCTGGGGAGGGCGTGGGAGTGACCTGCAGAGACTGTCCCGCCGGCACCTTCTCGGACAGCCTGGACACAGAGCCCTGCAGACCCCACCGCCAGTGTGACGCTCTGAATCGCTCGCTCTTCAGCCCCGGGACATCCAAGACGGATGCAGCCTGTGGAGAGTGCTTGTCTGGGTAAGTCACTTTGTTTTTATTGCCATAGAGCAAGCAAGGACAAATGTCGTGCTTCCTACAATCAGTGATGTGATGGAATAGTCTTTACACAgcagtaaatgtgtttttaaatgtaatttttttttatatatatatatatatataggtacaTTCAGTTTACCTAACAGTTGTTGTAACGGTGAGGAGAAAGTTGCCCTTTTCATGATACACAACCATTATTTTATAGCTGGAAATATGAGAATACAATTAACTTGTACTGCACAAATAATCAGCGAGGCAGAACGGTAAATATGCACGCTGCGGGCTGTGTGGTAATTGGTGTGCTATATTTACAAGACAATTGTACATCTGGGGGATTAACTGGTAAATTGTAAGGCTGGTTAAACTGGTGCAGAAAGCTTCTAGGGGTCGGTCTGATTGTTTCAGAGAGGCTTTTGGTTTTGTGAcgatctttgaagattcttcTCGGCCAAGGGGCAAGTGTGACCCATGTTTTTTTGGTGTTTATAGGTTCTACTCCAGTGAGGGGTCTTTGGCTGCCAGCCCCTGTTTGAGCTGCAAGTCCACCCCCAAAGGAACTGCTGGCTGTGAAGGTGaggcttttatttattcaaattaattCAATCGTGCATCTTATTGCCCAGCTATGATCTTACATATTCACTCTTAAATGGGACTAGATCATAGGACATGTTATTTTAAGGGGCGTACATGTAAAAACAGGCTTTTCTCTCATTTTCCCTTTCCAAACATCTGAGATTAACAGAaggaattttttttaattcttgggTGGGGGAAAAGAAAGTCAAAATTTCTgctacatgtttttttataagCTTGACCATAAATGTAGTGTATTTATGTGCTGTGGGAATTGATTGGCCTTGTAGGATTCTCCAAGCCCACAGAGCGGGTGCTGAGGAGTGCTGTGAAGAAATCCCAGCCCAACATCACCAGCGCGCTGAACCCCGAGGAGAAGTCCACGGAGTATGCCGTGTTTGCCCTGGTGCCCATCTTCTGTGTGATGGGACTGCTGGGCATCCTCATCTGCAACATCCTCAAGAAGAAGGGCTACCAGTGCATGGCGGACAAGGATGGCAAAGATGAAGAAGCTCCAGCACCAGAGAAGGACGGTAAGAGAAAGCCTGCTGAGGATTTGGGACGGGAGACTAGGGGAGGAGGGGTGTTCACATTCAAACCCGCATCAGATACAGGTGGCTTCTATGAGCAGTGTTTGGAAATGGAGTCAAGAGGGGTTGAGCAACAATTATAGGTGGGTTCCCCTGTAGAGCTCTCTTATAGTGTTCAGCAagtatatatacaaaattataCCGCTTAATTAATTTCACTATAAATGGAAGGTAATAGTTGGCTGCGTTGTGAATTATAAGGCAGCATTTTCTCCTGAGCTAACTTAAACTTACATTATTGAGATGTGAAAAGATAGAGGTAAGATTCCTGACTGATCCAGGTGCCTGTGGCTGAGAAGGTGTTTGTGTAATTCTAGCTTTTTTCCATGCTTTCTGTGGAGAGGGTGTTCAGGGCTCTAAACACTGGTGCCTCAGGCTGTTCAGCAGGTTCAACACTAGACTGTAAAATTGTGTCTTACAGAGCTTACAGTGCTTTTGTTATGGGATACTAAGAATGAGAAACTGATGTCacagtattgtttttaaaaggaagaATCCTATTGACTTGAAAACTTTAAAACATTGCTCTCTAGACCTAATAAAAGAACCAGGTGAAAAAGGAAAGGACATTTCAGAGTTTCTATGTGCCAGGCCTACTTGTTTCCTCATACTTTCCTCTGCACATTCACAGTACTGTTGCTTTTcacatttttccacatttaaagTTAACTACCTTACAAACACAAATGAACTAGCACGGTCAGcatttttccatttgaaaaTCAATTGTTCTCTCTGCTTCCAGTGTGTCATGCAACTGCTGCAGTGCTACGACTACCTACCATGCTAATGAATGCTTTGCTCAAAGAGTGTTTCCTTTGAAATATACAGTGCATAGCCTTCAACTCcattgagaaataaaaacacaaacaatgttttgtatttaataatgaaaGGTTCACCAAACAGACCTGAAACATGACTTAACTGAGTACATAATACTTTAACTCTTTATCAGatgtaatattttgaaaatgtatttgtaaggcTTGTCATTGTAGTGTGTATGAGGGGATGTTCAGACAGGGTCTCATGAAGTAGAGCGGCGCTTATTCACCCGGGCTGTGGCTTACATTGACAACACAGCCATTGTGACACTTCCCCAGGAAATGGCAGCGGGCATGTTGTAAGGTGGCTTAGGGCATGTTTTATTCCATCAGAGCAACAACTGAGGCATAGCATGATGAATAAATGACCAGCCCAACATGTGATTTGATTTTCCTTTGAGAAGCACAAAGGCCTAAGTACATAATAGCCTGGCACACCTAAAGCATTGAGAGTGGGACACAATGAAATGTAGCTATGGCGTGGCTTCAACTGAGGAGgaaattgtgttgttgttgttaccgTTTTGTGTCCTCATTATTCTTTTAATCGAATTCTTTGTACGTTTTTCAATTATCTGTCTGAAGAGAGAGTGACCCAGCTAAGAGGGTCAGCGTTGGGGCATTTGCCCAGCCTACACTGCTGTTATCTTCAACTGAACAGCCACAGGCTGGTTGATCGCACTCCTAATTGTACACGGGTTGCTTTATGAAACCGCCGGGGAGTGCAGAGCTGGAGAGCGGCCATGTGACCGAGGCTTTGAGCTTGGAGTCGGCTGCAGGAGAGGCCTGCTGAGTAAAGCGTTTTCTGTGTCAGCTGTTAGACCACACACCTGTACTGTGAAGTACCAGGATGACTGCCAGCAGAATGCAGCTATATTGTGCGCTTACCCTGGGGTGGACACAGTATCTGTAGTGTGTGGACTTAATTGGATGGTTGTAAAAATCCCATACATGCACGGCACATCTGAATCATTACAATAGCAGTCTCATTCACTGCGGGGGAACAATGAACTGCACTCACAGGCGCCAAGTCCTCAAAATGTCCACCAACAAGGCTAATTACATTTTGATACAATCCTAGTAATGCGGTCTGATGTTCAAACATGTAATTGTAAGTTAACAGATAAAATACAATAAGGAAAACAGAATATTATTGAgaaggattttctttttttaaatacaaacgtACTTGTATTCTGTTAGTCACGGGTCTTAGTGTAGTTGTAGTGAATAGAGTTAGTCATGCTGGGGCCGACCTCACAGACAGACCTTGCTCAGGCAgtaaggcggaggtgcagtattGCTTTGTGTATGATTTCAAAGGTGATAAATGATTGCCTCATCTTTAATTAATCCCTGTGAGATCTCAGTGTAGCGTTTTACACATCTCACAGTCACACGGGAGGGGGGTTGGCACAAGGAAAGATCCTTCCTGGTCACTTTAGTCATGTGTGAATGACAGACGGGCAGAATCCGTTTCTAATGAATGAATCCCAGAGCTGCTTGGGAATGACCCTCGAGGGAACTGGAGAACCACATCCCACACTGCGGCCGGGCAGGGTTTGGACACAGAGCAGTGTATGTGATGAATGCAGGAGCTCATTGTTGTGGCGTTTCTGTACAGCTGAGCCTTCTTGTGCAGCCTAGATCAGATGACTGCGGTGAAACTATAAGCTGCCTGAGTGCACTGATTTGCCTTTTCCAGTATACAGCTAAATATAGAACTTAAAATagcacaattaaaatatatcgGCACTTACAAATTAAGTAAAACCCCAGTACCCCCAAACAAGATTGCATTAGATACTTCTATATGTGTGAACAAGGCAAAAGGCAATAGCTTTATTGCAGACATAGTGATTGCTGTACCAGGTGTGCAGCAACTGTGGCCGTCCAGGTGCGTCTGTAA includes these proteins:
- the relt gene encoding tumor necrosis factor receptor superfamily member 19L isoform X2, with product MTRSHLCCSPLLLLTMLSWRGALTLQCGKGELLNSQGLCVPCPACPQGEEPGEACGSGEGVGVTCRDCPAGTFSDSLDTEPCRPHRQCDALNRSLFSPGTSKTDAACGECLSGFYSSEGSLAASPCLSCKSTPKGTAGCEGFSKPTERVLRSAVKKSQPNITSALNPEEKSTEYAVFALVPIFCVMGLLGILICNILKKKGYQCMADKDGKDEEAPAPEKDVNAFPYIVDDGNEDTISVLVRLITEKKENAAALEELLKEYESKQMSISKATSVKFPHLPHLPLLRSLPRLCPHQHHLHTINGLAPRSGNCCSRCSQKKWPEILMPKDTSKTTKVGTKSSRPGEITILSVGRFQVAQIPELKSTPLTELNAVELSDTDSIDTTHTEPADQKSLLGGSSSARPKSKWLKPGDSKLEVSS
- the relt gene encoding tumor necrosis factor receptor superfamily member 19L isoform X1; amino-acid sequence: MTRSHLCCSPLLLLTMLSWRGALTLQCGKGELLNSQGLCVPCPACPQGEEPGEACGSGEGVGVTCRDCPAGTFSDSLDTEPCRPHRQCDALNRSLFSPGTSKTDAACGECLSGFYSSEGSLAASPCLSCKSTPKGTAGCEGFSKPTERVLRSAVKKSQPNITSALNPEEKSTEYAVFALVPIFCVMGLLGILICNILKKKGYQCMADKDGKDEEAPAPEKDVNAFPYIVDDGNEDTISVLVRLITEKKENAAALEELLKEYESKQMSISKATSVKFPHLPHLPLLRSLPRLCPHQHHLHTINGLAPRSGNCCSRCSQKKWPEILMPKDTSKTTKVGTKSSRPGEITILSVGRFQVAQIPELKSTPLTELNAVELSDTDSIDTTHTEPADQKSLLGGSSSARPKSKWLKPGDSKLEDRKFVIRLGETNLVI